Proteins encoded together in one Impatiens glandulifera chromosome 1, dImpGla2.1, whole genome shotgun sequence window:
- the LOC124919639 gene encoding protein PHOSPHATE STARVATION RESPONSE 1-like: MEVRPTLSMGTSGARQISHHGFSGTISSSLPVISSNLEERYLKFPESRQLSMEMDLIPDSLSVNSFLPTENGIVGPIFSSTCSLPSSEPVKRNSTKDPFTSPTVSSVSLSHQSGGLQPTGSHSDDCWRTDAQVNIFYSPVEVPFRNSQIGSGREGGDCEIGSANQSEQNNWQELADHLLNDDDDDNALTSNWEEFLVDDNVGEPKVQLHQQNPSSSTMVGRPSKPRIRWTPELHEAFVDAVNKLGGSEKATPKGVLKIMQVEGLTIYHVKSHLQKYRTARYKPESIEGSSEKKPTSMEVSLELKTGIELTEALRLQVEVQKRLHEQLEIQRNLQLRIEEQGRHLQMMFEKQCKQGDMFKVPSSSLEDSFTQKETAVQDESGMSRLRKGETENAEIILSGPPPRKLGEKQKAQEIEALENPSSTNGQKHAKLAE, encoded by the exons atggAAGTGCGTCCCACTTTGTCTATGGGAACATCTGGTGCTAGACAAATTAGCCACCATGGATTTTCTGGAACAATTTCATCCTCCTTACCGGTTATTTCATCTAATCTAGAAGAGAGATATCTCAAGTTTCCAGAATCACGACAACTTTCCATGGAGATGGATCTGATTCCAGATTCACTGAGTGTCAATTCATTTTTACCCACCGAAAATGGCATTGTGGGTCCCATTTTCTCGTCTACATGTAGCCTTCCTTCCTCTGAACCAGTCAAGAGGAATTCGACTAAAGACCCATTTACATCTCCAACTGTATCATCAGTTTCTTTGTCTCATCAATCGGGTGGGCTCCAACCAACAGGTTCACATAGCGATGATTGCTGGCGTACGGATGCtcaagtaaatatattttactctCCCGTAGAAGTTCCATTTAGGAATAGCCAAATTGGAAGTGGACGTGAAGGTGGTGATTGTGAAATTGGTTCAGCCAATCAAAGCGAGCAGAATAATTGGCAAGAATTAGCAGATCATCTGttgaatgatgatgatgatgataatgccCTGACATCTAATTGGGAAGAATTTTTAGTTGATGACAATGTTGGAGAACCAAAG GTTCAGTTGCACCAACAGAacccttcatcttcaacaatggTTGGCCGCCCTTCGAAACCACGCATTCGATGGACTCCAGAGCTTCACGAGGCCTTTGTGGATGCAGTAAACAAGCTTGGAGGCAGTGAAA AAGCTACACCAAAGGGAGTGTTGAAGATAATGCAAGTTGAGGGTTTGACAATATATCATGTCAAGAGTCACTTACAG AAGTACAGGACAGCCAGATATAAACCAGAATCAATAGAAG GATCCTCAGAGAAGAAGCCGACTTCCATGGAAGTCTCTCTAGAATTGAAAAC GGGTATTGAACTTACTGAAGCATTACGATTACAAGTGGAAGTCCAAAAACGCTTGCACGAGCAATTAGAG ATCCAGAGAAATTTACAACTGCGAATTGAAGAACAAGGCCGTCACCTTCAGATGATGTTTGAGAAACAATGCAAGCAAGGTGACATGTTTAAAGTTCCGTCCTCTTCTCTTGAAGATTCTTTTACACAAAAAGAAACTGCTGTCCAAGATGAATCTGGAATGTCACGATTGAGAAAAGGAGAGACTGAAAATGCAGAAATCATTTTGTCAGGACCTCCACCCAGGAAATTGGGGGAGAAGCAAAAGGCTCAAGAAATTGAAGCTCTGGAGAATCCTAGTTCGACAAATGGTCAGAAGCATGCAAAATTGGCAGagtag
- the LOC124941146 gene encoding secreted RxLR effector protein 161-like, with product MQKIPYTSAVGSLMYAQVCTCPDIAFIVGVLGRYLNNPGMDHWKATKRVMRYLKKTKDYMLTYRRSDHLEIVGYSDSDFAGCPDSRRSTSGCVYTLVGGAISWRSAKQTLVTSSTMEAEFVAYFEASH from the coding sequence ATGCAAAAGATTCCATATACTTCTGCAGTTGGAAGTCTTATGTATGCACAAGTATGTACGTGTCCGGATATTGCGTTCATAGTTGGTGTGTTAGGCAGATATCTCAATAATCCTGGAATGGATCATTGGAAAGCAACTAAAAGGGTGATGAGATACCTAAAGAAAACAAAGGATTATATGCTCACATATAGGAGGTCAGACCATTTGGAGATCGTTGGGTATTCTGACTCCGATTTTGCGGGTTGCCCAGACAGTAGGAGGTCTACATCTGGCTGCGTTTATACATTGGTTGGAGGAGCCATTTCTTGGCGTAGTGCCAAACAGACACTTGTTACCAGCTCTACTATGGAGGCTGAATTTGTGGCATATTTTGAAGCATCACATTAG